The proteins below are encoded in one region of Syngnathus acus chromosome 2, fSynAcu1.2, whole genome shotgun sequence:
- the erbb3b gene encoding receptor tyrosine-protein kinase erbB-3b — protein MKQWLVICVSVALLWSRQATLTPTHDAVCLGTQNGLSSTGSQENQYNLIKERYDGCEIIMGNLEVTQIESNWDFSFLKTIREVTGYVLIAMNHFGEIPLEQLRVIRGSSLYERRFALSVYLNYPKDGSHGLRRLGLTNLTEILEGGVQIINNKYLSYSPWVFWQDIIRDSNAPIDIYYNGDRGPCHKSCGHYCWGPSEKHCQILTKTLCAPQCNGRCFGTSPRDCCHIECAAGCTGPLDVHCFACRHFNDSGACVPQCPQALIYNKQTFQMESNPNAKYQYGSICVSQCPAHFVVDGSSCVSVCPPGKMEVEREGHRRCEPCVGLCPKVCEGTGAEHRQTVDSSNIDSFINCTKIQGSLHFLVTGILGDDFKKIPPLDAKKLEVFRTVREITDILNIQSWPKELSDLSVFSSLTTIQGRSLHRRFSLMVMCISTLTSLGLRSLREISDGSVYISQNPELCYHHAVNWAKLFRGGRLRVNSINSNKPLDQCVAEGHVCDLMCSSSGCWGPGPHQCLSCRNYSRNGTCVDSCHFYTGSLREFARADGECVACHSECKRLHGEVSCTGPGAYECVACANLRDGPYCMSSCPAGVNDGQRGLIFKYANAEGHCEPCHHNCTQGCSGPGLGDCLETVRLAASGGQITGIALGVPAGLIFCLVLFFLGLLYHRGLAIRRKRAMRRYLESGESFEPLGPGEKGTKVHAHTLKPSELKKLKVLGSGVFGTVHRGFWTPDGETVKIPVAIKTLQDSSGRQTFTEITDRMLAMGSLDHPYIVRLLGICPGSSLQLITQLSSLGSLLEHVRRHKNSLGPQRLLNWCVQIAKGMYYLEEHCVVHRNLAARNILLKNNYQVQISDYAVADLLYPDDKKYIYTNTKTPIKWMALESILFRRYTHQSDVWSYGVTVWEMMSFGAEPYGSAPAQEVPCLLEKGERLSQPPICTIDVYMVMVKCWMIDENIRPTFKELASDFTRMARDPPRYLVIKLEGEEDDSTSRDIQRRDSERGLLDPDLVDEDEEALQEGFQTPPLQHSPSWSLSRSRMNSYRGAAVPVGYLPMTRNPVESLVQLRFQRSRRSSVRTLPESSEVRGNGREADEGFRTGGPHRSRLGSDRAAAPRADRHRKLSTASSPSSHKMWTSGGEEEEADHSGYVPPGTPSAPERAGKVTPGLNKVKSLALEYEVMSHKSEGDLCSAKGNSSHRDTPSPPSPAVVAFLPAHEDTLTPVPATDDQQVDENLEDNLATEKHQCSMEKQIQAKEDRVRSPQGKGRYEYMDIRRRDSTEDEAPAQQRRETSAAESDGTREEEEAQLAECHHTNKQQALRGNTPDEEGKEYEDMATFEGIASGQEQATYQNLPVKGESGGGRCTGIGGYIKVYAGTGEPGGSSSFDNPDYWHSRLFLKPDAVRT, from the exons ATGAAGCAGTGGCTCGTCATTTGCGTGTCCGTGGCATTGCTGTGGAGTCGGCAAGCGACTTTGACTCCAACGCATGATG CGGTGTGTCTTGGCACCCAGAATGGACTGAGCTCCACAGGCTCTCAGGAGAATCAATACAACCTGATCAAGGAGCGCTATGACGGCTGCGAAATCATCATGGGAAACCTGGAAGTCACGCAGATTGAGAGCAATTGGGATTTCTCTTTCCTTAAG ACAATCCGCGAGGTGACAGGCTACGTGCTCATCGCCATGAATCACTTTGGGGAAATTCCCCTGGAGCAATTGCGGGTCATCAGAGGAAGCAGCCTTTACGAACGACGCTTTGCTCTCTCCGTTTACCTCAACTATCCCAAGGACGGATCGCACGGCCTGCGGCGGCTCGGCCTCACCAATCTGACAG AAATCTTGGAGGGAGGAGTACAGatcattaataataaatacttgAGTTATAGTCCGTGGGTTTTCTGGCAAGATATCATCAGGGACTCCAACGCTCCTATTGACATCTACTACAATGGCGACAGAG GGCCTTGCCACAAATCCTGTGGACATTATTGCTGGGGGCCAAGTGAGAAGCACTGTCAGATCT TGACAAAGACGCTGTGCGCTCCGCAGTGTAACGGTCGTTGTTTTGGGACCAGCCCCAGGGATTGCTGTCATATCGAGTGTGCGGCGGGATGCACGGGCCCTCTGGATGTCCACTGTTTT gCATGTCGTCATTTCAACGACTCGGGAGCATGCGTGCCTCAGTGTCCGCAAGCTCTCATCTACAACAAGCAGACGTTCCAGATGGAGAGCAACCCCAACGCTAAATATCAATACGGATCCATTTGTGTCTCTCAGTGCCCCG CTCATTTCGTGGTGGACGGCAGCTCCTGCGTGAGCGTCTGTCCTCCAGGCAAGATGGAGGTGGAGCGAGAAGGCCACAGACGTTGCGAGCCCTGCGTTGGACTCTGCCCCAAAG TGTGTGAAGGCACGGGGGCGGAACACAGGCAGACTGTGGACTCCAGCAATATTGACAGCTTCATCAACTGTACCAAAATCCAAGGAAGTCTTCATTTCTTGGTCACGGGCATTCTTGG AGATGACTTCAAGAAGATCCCACCTCTGGATGCTAAGAAGCTAGAAGTGTTCCGCACCGTTCGAGAGATAACCG ACATCCTCAACATCCAGTCGTGGCCAAAAGAGCTCAGCGATTTATCCGTCTTTTCCAGTCTCACCACCATTCAAGGAAGATCACTTCACAG GCGCTTTTCCCTGATGGTGATGTGCATTTCCACGCTCACCTCGCTGGGTCTACGTTCCCTCCGCGAGATCAGCGACGGAAGCGTGTACATCAGCCAGAACCCCGAGCTCTGCTACCACCACGCCGTCAACTGGGCTAAGCTGTTCCGAGGGGGGCGGCTCCGAGTCAACAGCATCAACAGCAACAAGCCGCTGGACCAATGCG TCGCTGAAGGTCACGTGTGCGACCTGATGTGTTCGAGCTCGGGTTGCTGGGGCCCGGGACCGCACCAGTGTCTCTCCTGTCGCAACTACAGCCGAAATGGCACTTGTGTGGACAGCTGCCATTTTTATACTGG GTCCCTGAGAGAATTTGCAAGGGCTGATGGAGAATGTGTCGCCTGTCACTCCGAGTGCAAACGTCTGCACGGGGAGGTCAGCTGCACGGGGCCG GGAGCGTACGAGTGCGTGGCGTGCGCCAACCTTCGAGACGGTCCCTACTGCATGTCGTCTTGCCCTGCCGGGGTCAACGATGGCCAGAGGGGCCTCATCTTCAAGTATGCCAACGCGGAAGGTCACTGTGAACCGTGTCACCACAATTGCACCCAAGG ATGCTCAGGCCCAGGACTTGGTGATTGTTTGGAGACTGTGAGACTGGCTGCTAGCGG TGGCCAGATCACAGGCATCGCCTTAGGTGTGCCAGCTGGCCTCATATTCTGCctggtgttgtttttcttgggCCTGCTCTACCACCGAGGCCTGGCCATCCGCCGCAAGAGAGCCATGCGTAGATACCTTGAGAGCGGAGAG AGTTTTGAGCCACTGGGTCCCGGGGAGAAAGGAACCAAGGTTCACGCGCACACCCTGAAGCCCTCGGAGCTAAAAAAGCTCAAAGTTCTGGGATCCGGTGTCTTTGGCACAGTGCACAGG GGCTTTTGGACTCCGGATGGAGAGACGGTGAAGATCCCAGTGGCCATCAAGACTCTCCAGGACAGCTCAGGCCGTCAGACCTTCACCGAGATAACTGAT CGCATGCTTGCCATGGGCAGCCTGGACCACCCCTACATCGTCAGACTTTTGGGCATCTGTCCCGGCTCCAGTCTGCAGCTGATTACCCAGCTCAGTTCCTTGGGTTCCTTGCTGGAGCACGTCAGGCGGCACAAAAACAGCCTGGGCCCCCAGCGTCTGCTCAACTGGTGCGTGCAAATAGCAAAA GGGATGTACTACTTGGAGGAACACTGCGTGGTACACAGGAACCTGGCGGCACGCAACATCCTACTGAAGAACAACTACCAGGTCCAGATCTCGGACTACGCCGTCGCAGATCTTCTTTATCCCGACGACAAGAAATACATCTACACCAACACCAag ACTCCCATTAAATGGATGGCTCTCGAAAGCATCTTGTTCAGAAGATACACTCATCAAAGTGACGTGTGGAGTTACG GAGTGACAGTATGGGAGATGATGTCTTTTGGGGCGGAGCCTTACGGCTCAGCACCGGCCCAGGAGGTTCCGTGTTTGCTGGAGAAGGGCGAACGTCTGTCACAGCCGCCCATCTGCACCATCGACGTCTACATGGTCATGGTCAAAT GTTGGATGATTGATGAAAACATAAGGCCCACCTTCAAAGAGCTGGCGAGCGACTTTACACGCATGGCGAGAGATCCGCCCAGATACCTGGTCATCAAG CTGGAAGGAGAGGAGGACGATAGCACCTCGCGGGACATCCAGCGCAGAGATTCTGAGCGAGGGCTGCTCGACCCCGATTTGgtggatgaagatgaggaggcTCTGCAGGAAGGTTTCCAAACACCTCCTCTGCAACATTCGCCCTCGTGGAGTCTCTCTCGTTCAAGGATGAATTCGTATCGG GGCGCTGCCGTACCTGTTGGTTACCTGCCCATGACTCGAAATCCTGTAGAAAGCCTTGTTCAG CTGCGCTTCCAAAGGTCCCGCCGGAGCTCAGTGCGAACTCTGCCCGAAAGTTCAGAGGTTAGAGGGAATGGCAGGGAGGCAGACGAAGGCTTCAGGACCGGCGGTCCTCACAGGTCTCGGCTTGGATCGGACAGGGCCGCCGCCCCTCGAGCGGACAGGCACAGAAAGCTCTCCACGGCATCGAGTCCGTCTTCACACAAGATGTGGACATCCGgcggtgaggaggaggaggcagacCACTCTGGTTACGTCCCTCCTGGAACACCTAGCGCTCCAGAAAgag CTGGTAAAGTCACGCCCGGATTAAACAAAGTGAAAAGTTTGGCCCTGGAGTACGAGGTGATGAGCCACAAATCTGAAGGTGACCTTTGCTCGGCAAAGGGCAACTCTTCACATCGTGATACCCCATCACCACCTTCTCCGGCCGTTGTCGCTTTCTTACCTGCCCACGAGGACACCTTGACACCAGTTCCAGCCACCGACGATCAGCAGGTAGACGAGAACCTCGAGGACAATTTGGCCACAGAGAAGCATCAGTGTAGTATGGAGAAGCAGATCCAAGCCAAGGAGGACCGCGTGCGTTCTCCTCAGGGGAAAGGCAGATACGAATACATGGACATTAGACGCCGCGACTCCACAGAGGACGAGGCGCCGGCGCAGCAGAGACGCGAGACATCCGCAGCGGAGTCGGATGGAACAcgcgaggaagaggaggctcAGTTAGCGGAGTGCCatcacacaaataaacaacaagCACTTCGAGGGAATACGCCAGATGAGGAAGGGAAGGAGTATGAGGATATGGCCACATTTGAAGGAATCGCCAGCGGCCAGGAGCAGGCGACCTACCAGAACCTCCCAGTGAAGGGGGAGTCGGGCGGCGGCAGGTGCACGGGGATCGGGGGATATATCAAGGTGTACGCGGGCACGGGAGAGCCTGGTGGCAGCTCATCCTTTGACAATCCAGACTACTGGCACAGCAGACTGTTCCTCAAGCCGGATGCTGTTCGGACCTAG
- the arf3a gene encoding ADP-ribosylation factor 3a encodes MGNIFGNLLKSLIGKKEMRILMVGLDAAGKTTILYKLKLGEIVTTIPTIGFNVETVEYKNISFTVWDVGGQDKIRPLWRHYFQNTQGLIFVVDSNDRERVNEAREELMRMLAEDELRDAVLLVFANKQDLPNAMNAAEITDKLGLHSLRHRNWYIQATCATSGDGLYEGLDWLANQLKNKK; translated from the exons ATGGGCAACATCTTTGGAAACCTGTTGAAGAGCCTGATTGGGAAAAAGGAGATGCGGATTCTCATGGTGGGGTTGGACGCGGCGGGGAAAACCACCATCCTGTACAAGCTGAAGCTGGGCGAGATCGTCACCACCATTCCCACAATTG GTTTCAACGTTGAGACGGTGGAGTACAAGAACATCAGCTTCACTGTTTGGGACGTGGGCGGCCAGGATAAGATTCGTCCCCTGTGGAGGCACTACTTCCAAAACACTCAGG GCTTGATCTTTGTGGTGGACAGCAACGACCGCGAGCGCGTCAACGAAGCTCGAGAGGAACTCATGAGGATGCTGGCCGAGGACGAGCTGCGGGACGCCGTCCTTCTCGTCTTCGCCAACAAGCAG gACCTGCCCAATGCTATGAATGCGGCGGAGATCaccgacaagctgggcctgcACTCCCTTCGCCACCGCAACTGGTACATTCAGGCCACCTGCGCCACCAGCGGCGACGGCCTTTACGAGGGCCTGGACTGGCTGGCCAATCAGCTGAAGAACAAAAAGTGA
- the LOC119133421 gene encoding proliferation-associated protein 2G4-like, which yields MSGDEENTEQTVADDLVVTKYKMAAEIANQALKIVVETAMSGVSVLSLCEKGDAFILTESGKIFKKEKDMKKGIAFPTCVSVNNCVCHHSPLKSDPDVALKDGDLVKVDLGVHVDGFIANVAHSFVVGVTKEKPLTGRKADAIVAAHLCAEAALRLVKPGNQNAQVTEAWNKIAKSFKCTPIEGLLSHQLKQHVIDGDKTIIQNPTDQQRKDHEKADFEVHEVYAVDVLVSTGEGKAKDGGLRTTVYKRDPNKVYGLKMKTSRTFFSEMERRFDKMAFTLRAFEDEGKARLGVVECAKHELLQPFNVLQEKEGEFVAQFKFTVLLMANGPLRITNSLYEPEMYKSENEVEDVELKALLQSSTSRKTQKKKKKKATKTLENATGQSTEGAE from the exons ATGTCTGGGGATGAAGAAAATACGGAGCAGACGGTCGCCGATGACTTGGTGGTGACCAAGTATAAGATGGCAGCCGAGATCGCCAACC AGGCCCTGAAGATAGTGGTTGAGACGGCCATGTCTGGCGTTTCCGTGCTCAGCCTGTGTGAAAAAGGAGACGCCTTCATCTTAACAGAAAGTGGAAAGATCTTCAAGAAGGAGAAGGACATGAAGAAAG GCATCGCCTTCCCGACATGCGTGTCAGTGAATAACTGCGTGTGCCATCACTCTCCGCTCAAGAGTGACCCCGATGTGGCCCTTAAGGACGGGGACCTTGTCAAAGT TGATCTTGGCGTGCACGTGGATGGCTTCATTGCCAACGTGGCTCACAGCTTTGTTGTCGGTGTGACCAAG GAAAAGCCCCTGACGGGTCGCAAGGCCGACGCCATCGTGGCAGCTCACCTGTGCGCCGAGGCTGCCCTGCGGCTCGTCAAGCCGGGAAACCAG AACGCGCAAGTGACAGAAGCGTGGAACAAGATCGCCAAGTCGTTCAAGTGCACGCCGATCGAAG GCCTGCTGTCCCATCAGCTGAAACAACACGTCATCGATGGAGACAAAACCATCATCCAAAACCCGACGGACCAACAAAG GAAGGACCACGAAAAGGCCGACTTTGAGGTGCATGAAGTGTACGCGGTGGATGTGCTCGTCAGCACAGGCGAGGGGAAG GCAAAGGACGGCGGTCTGAGGACCACCGTTTACAAACGAGACCCCAACAAAGTGTACGGATTAAAGATGAAGACCTCTCGGACCTTCTTCAGCGAGATGGAGAGACGCTTTGATAAAATGGCTTTTACGCTGAG agcGTTTGAGGACGAAGGCAAGGCCAGGCTGGGTGTGGTGGAGTGCGCCAAGCACGAGCTGCTGCAGCCCTTCAATGTTCTCCAGGAGAAGGAAG GGGAGTTTGTTGCTCAATTCAAGTTCACCGTGCTGCTCATGGCCAACGGACCACTGCGAATCACAAACAGCCTCTACGAACCCGAAATGTACAAGTCGGAGAACGAGGTGGAGGACGTCGAGTTGAAG gCTTTGCTTCAAAGCTCAACCAGTCGTAAGAcgcagaagaaaaagaaaaagaag GCCACAAAGACGCTGGAGAACGCAACAGGACAGTCGACGGAAGGCGCGGAATAA